The following coding sequences lie in one Arachis ipaensis cultivar K30076 chromosome B03, Araip1.1, whole genome shotgun sequence genomic window:
- the LOC107633042 gene encoding uncharacterized protein LOC107633042, whose protein sequence is MPNPESFLIPCTVGTITFEKALWDLGSSINLMPLFMMRKLGIQEVQPTRISLEMTDKSLKQAYSMVKNVLVKVKNLYLPAEFVILDTGEDKDNPIILGRPFLATAKALIDVEKG, encoded by the coding sequence atgccaaatccCGAAAGCTTCCTTATCCCTTGTACTGTAGGGACCATCACCTTTGAGAAGGCACTGTGGGACCTGGGTTCCAGCATTAACCTTATGCCTCTCTTTATGATGAGGAAACTGGGGATCCAAGAGGTACAgcctacaagaatctcactagagatgactgATAAGTCCCTGAAACAGGCATATAGCATGGTGAAAAACGTCCTTGTAAAGGTTAAAAACCTTTACCTCCCTGCAGAATTTGTGATACTTGATACTGGGGAGGACAAAGACAAccccatcatccttggaaggcccttcCTAGCTACTGCAAAGGCCTTGATTGATGTGGAAAAGGGATAG